One Pichia kudriavzevii chromosome 3, complete sequence genomic window carries:
- a CDS encoding uncharacterized protein (PKUD0C09400), protein MPNISSDRDPRERPKTGKTLSAKRTKSRTKTGCFTCRKRKKKCDEKGPVCSACARNMFQCCWPQNPTDALPKDFEITPLSANLSESFDKILKPSVLSKRSEIKLKIESKDLQKKKIDPVTDVPLDLCSVFEVTEYKHKRPFPSKVTIPDSIDKVVDDLSSNASSTPTHASSYAHSINMHEQLLSFDSFLLSPLTNSDTVVNQQSITQLFDSLYEDALDSQNSSPEAFYDDLLNYRPKSEIPNTVIKNPILAAIREIFYARGCSYLAKNNVENPNFVEKYSSAANTHYTNAVNAFAKGSEDINCMDYDNDENWTVFAIKTICFSDKLLGLVSESCIADSMVADLKVTSNEANLMLTGIEDASNRNLGRVLFSQVLFSYPFLVYLVRDISSIIPPSQVFDKYNNEIIDIFSSSADSESWLDTVLQSSTITILQMLSKLLWNLRMQSKAHEVESLRNNLDVITQTIQTAELQAPSQSFLLYFARFANISLNVLYNALTKGPSNNNEEQIDEFIFNYESFVQSKCEKLPKCYTLMPLFIIACASNSLRHREFVSKELYLLSQRLGLEFLETLTRAIEDTWCSQQRDGVSSLERFVSRTGFLHLVV, encoded by the coding sequence ATGCCAAATATTTCCTCTGATAGGGATCCTAGAGAGAGACCTAAAACCGGAAAGACATTATCCGCAAAACGAACTAAAAGTAGAACTAAAACTGGGTGTTTTACATGCCgcaagagaaaaaagaaatgtgACGAGAAAGGTCCTGTTTGTTCAGCATGTGCTAGGAATATGTTTCAATGCTGTTGGCCTCAAAATCCAACCGATGCATTACCTAAAGACTTTGAAATCACCCCATTGTCTGCTAATTTGAGTGAGtcttttgataaaattttaaaaccTTCGGTGTTGTCCAAAAGGTCTGAAATCAAACTGAAAATAGAGAGTAAAGATttgcagaagaaaaaaatagatcCGGTAACCGATGTGCCTTTGGATCTGTGCTCTGTGTTTGAAGTCACTGAATATAAGCATAAGAGACCGTTTCCTTCTAAAGTCACAATCCCAGATTCGATAGACAAGGTTGTTGATGACTTGTCCAGTAATGCTTCCTCCACTCCGACACATGCATCCTCTTACGCACATTCTATCAACATGCACGAGCAGCTACTGTCGTTTGACTCATTTTTGCTTTCACCCCTCACAAACTCTGATACAGTCGTTAACCAACAATCAATCACacaattgtttgattctCTTTATGAAGATGCTTTGGATAGTCAGAACTCATCGCCAGAGGCATTTTATGATGATTTATTGAACTATAGACCGAAAAGTGAAATACCTAATACTGTTATAAAGAATCCTATTTTGGCTGCAATCAGAGAGATTTTCTATGCCCGTGGTTGCTCATACCTAGCCAAAAACAACGTTGAAAATCccaattttgttgaaaaatatagCTCTGCAGCCAATACACACTATACGAACGCTGTAAATGCTTTTGCAAAGGGGTCTGAAGATATTAATTGTATGGATTATGATAATGACGAAAACTGGACTGTATTTGCGATTAAAACCATATGCTTCTCCGATAAGCTATTAGGACTTGTTTCAGAAAGCTGCATAGCTGATTCTATGGTGGCTGATCTAAAGGTCACCTCCAATGAAGCAAATCTAATGTTAACCGGAATTGAGGATGCTTCGAATAGAAATTTAGGAAGAGTGCTTTTCTCTCAGGTTCTGTTTTCCTACCCATTTCTGGTATATCTTGTGAGGGACATTTCTAGCATCATACCACCTTCCCAGGTATTCGATAAGTATAATAATGAAATAATAGATATTTTCTCAAGTTCTGCTGACTCTGAATCATGGCTTGATACGGTCCTACAGTCATCGACGATAACAATTCTTCAGATGTTATCAAAACTGCTTTGGAACCTACGGATGCAATCGAAAGCACATGAAGTGGAATCCTTACGAAATAATCTTGATGTGATCACACAAACTATCCAGACTGCCGAGCTACAGGCCCCATCGCAATCTTTCCTGCTATATTTTGCTAGGTTTGCAAATATCTCTCTCAACGTATTGTACAATGCGCTAACTAAAGGCCCATCAAATAATAACGAGGAACAAATTGATGagttcatcttcaactatGAATCGTTTGTCCAATCCAAATGTGAGAAATTGCCAAAGTGCTATACCCTAATGCCTCTATTCATTATAGCGTGTGCGTCAAATTCTCTTCGACATAGAGAATTCGTTAGTAAAGAATTGTATCTGTTATCTCAGCGTTTGGGACTTGAGTTCCTTGAAACATTGACTAGGGCTATTGAAGATACTTGGTGTTCTCAACAAAGAGATGGTGTTTCTTCCCTAGAGAGGTTTGTATCCAGAACTGGATTCCTACATCTAGTTGTGTGA
- a CDS encoding uncharacterized protein (PKUD0C09410; Pfam Domains: Amidase(1e-98)): MVYTGAPQNIQSFYKFTDDCSNPEQFESWKPKIKAYREALDKETLKEYRVDDVPKNLDSEVVNTVEYLNTTKALSDREKEITNTSASELATKIAKAEISSVEVLKAFAHRAVILQQFTNFAMEFFINEGIKRAQELDDYLAQNGRTVGPLHGLPISLKEQIGYAGKITNGGWVGWLENIPEEDATTIKVLKKLGATFYVRTNQPQSLMHLDSNNNIIGRSRNPYNSLLTPGGSSGGEGACVAGRGSAIGVGTDIGGSIRAPAAFSGCYGLKPTSRRISCFGGVSSGKGQESVVAVCGPLANSVEDIELFMKSYINEGKPWDDDQWCIPVVWRDVAKPEPKEITVAIMYDDGKVKPHPPLQRGLKYVKEKLTEAGVKVIDFKPLEIEEAFELVNEMYSCDGNYAQKEMIRASGEPLLPLTKWALSFGNGDKMYTASENRELNYRRDALRKKYNDYFVKEKVDFIISPVNVGCAPVCIEDGIAGPYYWGYTSLFNVLDLPTLTFPTGLYQDPKVDVKDESYVPRSEIDKIEQDKYIPELFKGAPICFQLTTRRYCDEETVAFGKILQDIF, from the coding sequence ATGGTTTACACTGGTGCACCACAAAACATTCAATCTTTTTACAAGTTTACTGATGATTGTTCCAATCCTGAACAATTTGAGTCTTGGAAACCTAAGATCAAAGCCTACAGAGAAGCCTTAGACAAGGAAACCTTGAAAGAGTACAGGGTCGATGATGTTCCTAAGAATTTAGATTCAGAGGTTGTTAACACAGTCGAGTATCTAAATACCACAAAAGCACTGTCTGATAGGGAGAAGGAGATCACAAACACCTCAGCATCTGAATTAGCTACTAAGATTGCCAAAGCAGAAATCTCCTCCGTTGAGGTATTAAAGGCTTTTGCACATCGTGCTGTTATTTTACAACAATTTACCAATTTCGCAAtggaatttttcattaatgAGGGAATTAAAAGAGCACAGGAATTGGATGATTATTTAGCTCAGAATGGAAGAACAGTTGGTCCATTGCATGGTTTGCCAATATCATTGAAAGAACAGATTGGTTATGCAGGCAAAATCACAAATGGTGGTTGGGTTGGTTGGTTGGAAAACATCCcagaagaagatgcaactacaatcaaagttttgaagaaattagGTGCAACTTTTTACGTCCGTACCAATCAACCACAATCACTTATGCACTTGGATTCtaacaataacatcatTGGTAGAAGTAGAAACCCTTACAATTCATTATTAACTCCAGGTGGTTCATCTGGCGGTGAGGGCGCGTGTGTTGCAGGTCGTGGTTCTGCAATTGGTGTTGGTACTGATATTGGAGGTTCAATTAGAGCTCCTGCAGCATTTTCTGGTTGTTATGGTTTGAAACCAACATCGAGAAGAATTTCATGTTTTGGTGGTGTTTCTTCTGGTAAGGGGCAAGAATCTGTTGTTGCAGTTTGTGGTCCATTGGCTAATTCAGTTGAAGACATTGAGTTATTCATGAAGTCTTACATCAATGAGGGTAAGCCTTGGGATGATGATCAATGGTGTATACCTGTTGTTTGGAGAGATGTTGCAAAGCCAGAACCCAAGGAAATCACCGTTGCAATTATGTATGATGATGGTAAAGTCAAACCACATCCTCCACTACAACGTGGCTTGAAGTACGTTAAGGAAAAGTTAACAGAGGCGGGTGTCAAGGTTATTGACTTTAAACCATTAGAGATTGAAGAGGCTTTTGAATTAGTCAACGAAATGTACAGTTGTGATGGAAACTATGCacaaaaggaaatgatTCGTGCCTCTGGTGAACCACTTTTACCATTGACTAAGTGGGCATTATCATTTGGTAATGGCGACAAAATGTATACAGCAAGTGAGAATCGTGAACTGAACTACAGAAGAGATGCATTGAGAAAGAAGTATAACGACTATTTTGTCAAAGAGAAAGttgattttatcatttcTCCAGTCAATGTTGGCTGTGCACCTGTTTGTATTGAAGATGGTATTGCAGGTCCATACTATTGGGGATACACTTCTTTGTTTAATGTTTTAGATCTACCTACATTGACTTTCCCAACAGGTTTATATCAAGATCCAAAGGTTGATGTGAAGGACGAAAGTTATGTTCCAAGatctgaaattgataagATTGAGCAAGACAAGTACATACCAGAATTGTTTAAAGGTGCTCCAATTTGTTTCCAATTAACTACGAGAAGATATTGTGATGAGGAGACTGTTGCTTTTGGTAAAATTTTGCAAGACATATTTTAA
- a CDS encoding uncharacterized protein (PKUD0C09420; Pfam Domains: Zn_clus(1.7e-07)) — translation MTKRLPPEVKLSRKPTRVACTFCHSKHLQCDESRPCKNCVKRGVSPCVDSVRKRTRRGDRRDSGGGMKMEVEHTVKEESVVKMEKHPDQEPQEKNVHPGDGGRADEADPLQGKVKRKRGRPAKGDVQAKDGPVTKRKYKPREKKTAKGRGRLDQPVPKEQKEQTNQQNQQNQQIQQNQQHLPPIPSQSHLPLLNLANVSLSGLGLNTLTPTLPSFSNIKSPVFERLPFSPNINMPIADKDRDGINNFSLAHPNGERQEPLNMVIPPSINVEEAQVSSSVTHGHQSPGSPLTFSVSSSHSRTNTNKSVSQSSHPLLPPPDEAFSDMNLKKNIVSSPASPISDEFNFINQQQQLLAAENLGNNADGAENNSNNDGGDEDDDTETRPYIIINLENGTMVSSYPDNSTPNSYAYNADHSQMPNTAKEIPKDFEQNDDYTSPLIMRHVIKQPDDIYLTNVVKAYQYPKAYHALIAYLKKRFNNRQLLEIAKCMAKYRPSFISATKNLYENDLIFTERSFQRTLLEYENLISMSPSPTIIWRRTGEIVALTNEFAVMTGYSKMSLLTKRTFIVELMDDESTINYFRSFSEFAFGDLNATHLTDCNLRKADDNNYLRCCCVWTIKRDVFDIPMLIVGQFLPVLD, via the coding sequence ATGACCAAACGACTACCACCGGAGGTGAAACTCTCTAGGAAACCCACACGCGTGGCATGCACCTTCTGCCACTCCAAACATCTTCAGTGCGACGAGTCCCGGCCGTGCAAGAACTGCGTCAAAAGAGGAGTCTCTCCCTGTGTGGACAGTGTACGGAAACGGACACGAAGAGGCGATAGGAGGGACAGTGGGGGTGGTATGAAAATGGAGGTGGAACACACGGTGAAGGAGGAAAGTGTGGTCAAGATGGAGAAACACCCAGATCAGGAACCgcaagagaaaaatgtACACCCCGGAGATGGAGGTAGGGCTGATGAGGCAGACCCTTTACAAGGGAAAGTGAAACGCAAGCGGGGGAGGCCCGCCAAGGGTGATGTGCAGGCCAAAGACGGTCCAGTAACCAAGAGGAAGTACAAGCCACGAGAGAAGAAGACCGCTAAAGGAAGAGGACGTCTAGATCAACCGGTACCAAAGGAGCAAAAGGAGcaaacaaatcaacaaaatcaacagaaccagcaaattcaacaaaatcaacagcATCTACCTCCAATCCCTTCACAGTCCCACCTCCCGCTCCTCAATCTTGCCAATGTCTCTCTCTCGGGATTAGGGCTAAACACGCTCACTCCAACACTCCCCTCCTTCTCAAACATCAAAAGTCCCGTATTTGAACGGCTTCCCTTTTCCCCAAACATAAACATGCCTATTGCTGATAAGGATCGTGATGgtatcaacaacttcagCCTGGCGCACCCAAATGGCGAAAGACAGGAACCTCTAAACATGGTCATTCCTCCTAGCATCAATGTAGAAGAGGCGCAAGTATCTTCGTCAGTTACACATGGCCACCAATCTCCTGGTTCTCCCTTGACTTTCAGTGTCTCGAGCTCACACTCACGAACAAATACCAATAAGTCTGTCAGCCAAAGTAGCCATCCACTCCTACCACCTCCAGATGAAGCATTCTCAgacatgaatttgaaaaaaaatatagtaTCATCGCCAGCTTCACCTATTAGTGACgaattcaacttcatcaatcaacaacaacaactgTTGGCCGCAGAAAATCTGGGTAATAACGCCGATGGAGCAGAGAATAACAGCAATAATGATGGCGGGGACGAAGACGATGATACAGAAACAAGACCTTATATCATAATCAACTTAGAAAATGGAACAATGGTATCTTCTTATCCGGATAACTCGACACCTAATTCCTATGCTTACAATGCAGATCACTCTCAGATGCCGAACACGGCCAAGGAGATTCCTaaagattttgaacaaaacgATGACTATACTTCGCCATTGATCATGAGACACGTTATCAAACAACCCGATGATATATATCTGACCAACGTAGTGAAGGCCTACCAATATCCAAAAGCTTATCATGCCTTGATTGCCTAcctgaaaaaaagattcaataaCCGTCAATTATTAGAGATTGCTAAATGCATGGCTAAGTACAGGCCAAGTTTTATTAGTGCAACCAAGAATCTATACGAAAATGATCTTATCTTCACCGAACgaagtttccaaagaaCTTTGTTGGAATACGAGAACCTGATATCGATGTCTCCATCGCCGACTATTATTTGGAGGCGAACTGGCGAAATAGTAGCGTTGACCAACGAATTTGCAGTCATGACTGGTTATTCCAAAATGAGTTTATTAACTAAAAGAAcatttattgttgaattgatgGATGATGAGAGCACAATAAACTATTTTCGAAGCTTTAGTGAATTTGCCTTTGGTGATTTGAATGCAACACATTTGACAGACTGCAATTTGAGGAAAGCCGATGATAATAATTATCTAAGATGCTGCTGTGTTTGGACCATCAAAAGAGACGTGTTTGATATCCCAATGTTGATTGTTGGGCAGTTTCTGCCTGTGTTAGATTAG
- a CDS encoding uncharacterized protein (PKUD0C09430; similar to Saccharomyces cerevisiae YBR031W (RPL4A) and YDR012W (RPL4B); ancestral locus Anc_3.232): MSARPQVSVVALSGEVTSTSLPVPAVFKAPIRPDVVHTVFTKINKNKRQAYAVAENAGHQHSAESWGTGRAVARIPRVAGSGTHRAGQAAFGNMCRGGRMFAPTKIWRKWHIKVNHNEKKYATASAIAASAVQSLVLARGHRIEKIAEVPLVVSDDLQNVQKTKEAVAALKALNAHRDVIKVIKSKKMRAGKGKMRGRRFTQRRGPLVVYAQDNGLVKAFRNVPGVETANVKSLGLLQLAPGAHLGRFIIWTESAFAALDSVYTALPANIVSNTDITRVINSDEVKAVLKAAGPAQTKKTASLKKNPLKNKQILYRLNPYAKAFSEKKLGSAKAPASKSADKSKFLEVFKSA; this comes from the coding sequence ATGTCCGCTAGACCACAAGTTTCTGTCGTTGCACTTTCCGGTGAAGTCACCTCCACCTCTCTTCCAGTTCCAGCTGTTTTCAAGGCTCCAATCAGACCAGATGTTGTTCACACTGTTTTCACCAAGatcaacaagaacaagagaCAAGCTTACGCTGTTGCTGAAAACGCAGGTCACCAACATTCTGCTGAATCTTGGGGTACCGGTAGAGCTGTTGCAAGAATCCCAAGAGTTGCTGGTTCTGGTACTCACAGAGCTGGTCAAGCAGCATTTGGTAACATGTGTAGAGGTGGTAGAATGTTTGCTCCAACCAAGATCTGGAGAAAATGGCACATCAAGGTCAACCacaatgaaaagaaatacGCAACTGCTTCTGCTATTGCAGCTTCTGCAGTTCAATCTTTAGTTCTTGCAAGAGGTCACAGAATCGAAAAGATTGCTGAAGTCCCATTGGTTGTCTCCGATGACTTGCAAAACGTTCAAAAGACCAAGGAAGCTGTTGCAGCTTTGAAGGCTTTGAATGCTCACAGAGATGTCATCAAGGTCATCAAGTCCAAGAAGATGAGAGCAGGTAAGGGTAAGATGAGAGGTAGAAGATTCACCCAAAGAAGAGGTCCATTGGTTGTCTATGCTCAAGATAACGGTTTAGTCAAGGCCTTCAGAAACGTTCCAGGTGTCGAAACCGCTAACGTCAAGTCCTTAGGTTTATTACAATTGGCTCCAGGTGCTCACTTGGGTAGATTCATCATTTGGACCGAATCCGCATTTGCAGCTTTGGATTCCGTTTACACTGCTTTGCCAGCTAACATTGTCTCTAACACCGACATCACCAGAGTCATCAACTCCGATGAAGTCAAGGCAGTCTTAAAGGCAGCAGGTCCAGCTCAAACTAAGAAGACCGCTTccttgaagaagaaccCATTGAAGAACAAGCAAATCTTGTACAGATTGAACCCATACGCTAAGGCCTTCTCTGAAAAGAAGTTAGGTTCCGCTAAGGCACCAGCTTCAAAGTCTGCTGACAAGTCTAAATTCTTGGAAGTCTTCAAGTCTGCTTaa
- a CDS encoding uncharacterized protein (PKUD0C09440; similar to Saccharomyces cerevisiae YDR429C (TIF35); ancestral locus Anc_5.536), which translates to MSTNNWADAGAALPEPEVIDNNDGTKTVISYKYNDQKKKVKVTQRIKFVKTTETINTAVARRMKWAKFGLEKENENKGPDFTTTTVTEAVKLTLSTTWKADEEKEQEIAKKSTTTSAFKCRFCGNTGHYSAKCPYKDTLGMAGMLKPAGGDSLPANAPPPQSTNSRYVLPHMRAGAKPIVPASEVPALRVTNLNAAIDRDMLRMIVSKYAEGEPVERVSILRNRDTGEPIGVAFVNMTTMRGAELVKDALDGKGLMNMIISVDFAKPKK; encoded by the coding sequence ATGTCTACTAATAACTGGGCCGATGCGGGTGCTGCGCTTCCCGAGCCAGAAGTCATTGACAACAACGACGGAACTAAGACGGTCATTTCGTACAAGTACAACGaccaaaagaagaaggtcAAGGTCACACAGAGGATCAAGTTTGTCAAAACTACCGAGACTATCAACACTGCCGTTGCTAGACGGATGAAGTGGGCCAAGTTTGGTCTTGAGAAGGAGAACGAAAATAAAGGTCCTGATTTCACTACAACGACTGTTACGGAGGCTGTCAAGTTGACGCTTTCCACCACTTGGAAGGCAGACGAGGAGAAGGAACAAGAAATTGCCAAGAAGTCGACCACCACTTCGGCATTCAAGTGTAGATTCTGTGGTAATACTGGCCATTACTCTGCCAAGTGTCCATACAAAGATACGCTTGGTATGGCCGGTATGCTCAAGCCTGCTGGTGGTGATTCCCTACCTGCTAATGCACCGCCTCCACAATCCACTAACTCCAGGTACGTCTTGCCACATATGAGGGCAGGAGCTAAGCCGATTGTCCCTGCTTCAGAGGTGCCGGCTTTGAGAGTTACCAACTTGAATGCTGCAATTGATAGGGATATGTTGAGAATGATTGTCTCCAAATATGCCGAAGGTGAACCTGTTGAGAGAGTGTCtattttgagaaacagAGATACTGGTGAGCCTATTGGTGTTGCCTTTGTGAACATGACCACCATGAGAGGTGCAGAGCTCGTCAAGGACGCCCTCGATGGTAAGGGTTTGATGAATATGATCATCTCTGTCGACTTTGCAAAGCCAAAGAAATAA
- a CDS encoding uncharacterized protein (PKUD0C09450; similar to Saccharomyces cerevisiae YEL011W (GLC3); ancestral locus Anc_1.435) → MAQTQVQAQGQARKVPDSVKELTSIDPWLEPFTEELAYRRSVADKWLDTLTSNEGGILKFADSYKYMGIHVNKDNSITYNEYAPNATAACLIGDFNNWEHDVTPMVKDSMGHFTVTIPPHKDGKPAIEHNSRVKILLTLPSGEKVARLPAYIHRATQPPKEYNNPSYEARFWNPTDKYIFQHKRPKLPKSLKIYEAHVGISTPDPKIGTYNEFTDNVLPVIKDLGYNTIQLMSIMEHAYYASFGYQITSFFAVSSRFGTPEDLKRLIDTAHGLGLRVLLDVVHSHASKNVEDGLNMFDGTDYCYFHSGGKGQHDQWDSRLFNYGNYETLRFLLSNLKYFLDEFSFDGFRFDGITSMLYTHHGIGSGFSGDYNEYLSPFAPVDKEALAYMMLANDLCVQYSKTNDCTITTIAEDVSGYPTLCRPRSHGGVGFDYRLAMSIPDMWIKILKHKSDEDWDMGGITHTLANRRYGEKCVAYCESHDQALVGDKTLAFWLMDAEMYTNMSVLSPLTPVIERGIQLHKMIRLITNALGGEAYLNFEGNEFGHPEWLDFPREGNAESYHYARRQFNLIKDDLLRYKFLYAFDKAMNETETKFTWLNTQPAYVSLKHEGDKVIAFERANKVFIFNFHPTNSYVSYRIGVDVPGTYRIILNTNRVEYGGHNLIDEGKSVFFTNPLAWNNRSNHIEVYLPARTAIVLASESEIEQSGN, encoded by the coding sequence ATGGCACAGACACAAGTACAGGCACAAGGTCAAGCACGGAAAGTGCCAGACTCAGTGAAGGAACTAACTAGTATTGATCCTTGGTTGGAACCGTTCACGGAGGAATTGGCGTACAGGAGAAGTGTTGCTGATAAATGGCTTGACACTCTAACCTCAAATGAGGGTGGTATACTGAAATTTGCAGACTCGTACAAATATATGGGTATACATGTTAACAAGGACAATTCAATAACATACAATGAGTATGCCCCCAATGCAACTGCTGCCTGTCTTATTGGCGATTTCAACAACTGGGAACATGATGTGACCCCAATGGTTAAGGATTCAATGGGGCATTTTACAGTTACCATTCCTCCACATAAGGACGGGAAGCCTGCCATTGAACACAATTCAAGGGTGAAGATCCTTTTGACCTTGCCAAGTGGGGAGAAAGTAGCAAGACTACCTGCCTACATTCATAGGGCAACTCAGCCTCCAAAAGAATATAATAATCCTTCTTATGAGGCCAGATTTTGGAACCCAACTGACAAGTATATCTTTCAACATAAGCGTCCAAAGCTCccaaaatctttgaaaatctaTGAAGCACACGTTGGAATTTCGACGCCTGATCCTAAAATTGGAACTTACAATGAATTCACCGATAATGTTTTACCGGTAATAAAGGACTTGGGTTATAATACGATCCAGTTGATGTCCATCATGGAACACGCATATTACGCATCCTTTGGCTATCAAATCACCTCTTTTTTTGCTGTATCATCTAGATTTGGAACTCCcgaagatttgaagaggTTGATTGATACTGCGCATGGCTTGGGGTTGAGGGTTTTGCTTGATGTTGTTCACTCTCACGCCTCCAAAAACGTCGAGGATGGTTTGAATATGTTTGATGGTACCGATTATTGCTATTTCCACTCCGGTGGCAAGGGCCAACATGATCAGTGGGATTCTAGACTATTTAATTACGGGAATTATGAAACTCTAAGGTTTTTATTGAGtaatttgaaatattttctaGACGAATTCAGTTTTGATGGGTTCCGGTTTGATGGTATCACGTCAATGTTGTATACACACCATGGAATTGGGTCTGGTTTTTCAGGTGATTATAATGAATATTTGAGTCCATTTGCTCCGGTAGATAAGGAGGCTTTGGCTTATATGATGTTAGCAAACGATTTGTGTGTACAATATTCCAAGACTAACGATTGTACTATTACGACAATTGCGGAAGATGTGTCTGGTTACCCAACTCTCTGCAGACCAAGATCACATGGTGGTGTTGGCTTTGATTACAGATTGGCAATGTCAATACCTGATATGTGGATTAAGATTTTAAAACATAAATCGGATGAAGATTGGGATATGGGTGGCATCACCCACACCTTGGCAAATAGAAGGTATGGAGAAAAATGTGTTGCTTATTGTGAATCTCACGATCAAGCACTCGTTGGTGATAAAACTTTGGCATTTTGGTTGATGGATGCCGAGATGTACACCAACATGTCTGTGTTGTCCCCCTTAACCCCGGTAATCGAACGTGGGATCCAATTGCATAAGATGATTAGGTTGATCACTAATGCCTTGGGTGGTGAAGCctatttgaattttgaaGGTAATGAATTTGGTCACCCTGAATGGCTTGATTTCCCAAGAGAAGGTAACGCCGAATCCTATCATTATGCGAGAAGACAATTTAATTTGATTAAAGACGACCTTTTACGCTATAAATTCTTATATGCCTTTGATAAGGCAATGAATGAAACCGAAACTAAGTTCACTTGGCTAAACACACAACCTGCTTACGTTTCTCTCAAACATGAAGGCGACAAAGTGATTGCTTTCGAAAGAGCAAATAAagtctttattttcaactttcaTCCGACTAATAGTTATGTTAGCTATAGAATTGGTGTGGATGTTCCTGGTACTTACAGAATAATTTTGAACACTAACAGAGTAGAATATGGAGGTCATAATCTCATAGATGAAGGGAAGAGCGTTTTCTTTACCAATCCTCTAGCATGGAATAACAGAAGTAACCATATTGAAGTTTACTTACCTGCCAGAACAGCTATAGTGTTGGCATCAGAGTCTGAAATCGAGCAGTCTGGAAACTAA